From Paenibacillus graminis:
AACTATAGAAAGTGCTTATGGAGTTGAATCCTTCGGATAAGGGGAGAAGCAAGGTCAATGAATCACAACATTCTACCAAAGGATAAGCATGATTTTAAAAGTGTTAAAGCCTTGGCCTACTTAGAAAGATCAATGATCATTCCCTTATTGCCGGAATTGTTGGAATGGCTGCAGGATATGAATTGGCCTATTGCTGCAGAAATTGTAGACCTTTTGTCAAAGTATACGTCCGAAACTATTCCGCATGTCAAAGCAGTTTTTTCTCAAAGCGACACCGGTTGGATATACAACATCCTTTTATATTTGATTAATGAATGGGATACGGATCTCGTCTCAAGATTGTCTTCAAGTCTACGGGAACTGGCGCATACGGTAGACATTTATGAAGATACTGATTTGCTGTCTATTGAAATTTTATGGAAGCATCAGTTGATTGCCTTAAATGAAGCAACCGCACTTTTAGCAAAGAAGCGGAGTCACATAGAAAACTCTCTCCATACCTTCACAGCAGAACAAAAGGCCATATTCTTGGAGTTGGAAAATGAACGGCAACATATCCTCAACACAGACGTTGGACAAATCGTTAATTATAGCAAAAGAAACAACAAATCGTTAATGCAAAAATACCAGTACCAAAATTCATTCCGCCGTTATGAAGAAATTGAGGCAACGATAAGGAGGATATCTGCTTTTACTTGATTGGCCCCTATCCGATTGCGTTATGGGGATGGAATGGAGGATGATTATTATCGATAAACGGCTAGCCTTTAATGAAGATGTGGAGAATTACGACAAATGGAGACCAACCTATTGTGAAGAATTATTCAAAGATATTATAGCGTACTCTCATCTTGAACAAGGCCTGAAAGCAATTGAAATCGGTATTGGAACTGGCCAGGCCACCAGACCTTTTTTGGAAACGGACTGTGAATTAACGGCAATTGAATTAGGAAATGATCTCACAGAATACTCAAAATTAAAATTCCGGGAATATAAAAATTTTACGATATACAATACTTCATTTGAAGAGTTTGCATGTCCGGACAGCAGTATAGATATCCTTTATTCAGCTACTGCATTTCATTGGATTCCGGAAGAAACAGGTTATCTTAAAGCCTCCAAATTATTAAAAACCGGTGGAACACTGGCGTTATTCTGGAACCGGCCGTTTGTAGCACGGGAAAATGACGAATTACATCAGATTATTCAAGGCATATATCAAAAATATAGACCTTCAAATACCAAGCTCATAGAAAATGACACTGAGAGATACAATAACATATCGAAGACTATACAAAATTATGGATTTAGAGATGTTGTGTTTAAGCTGTATCATTTAACGAGACAATTCTCGTCGACTGACTATATCGCAGTATTGAACACTTATTCAGACCATAGAAGCTTGCCATCCCCTGCAAAAGAGCGGTTTGAAGATGAGATCAGAGAAGCTATTATAAAATTTGGCGATGCCTTAATGGTTTATGATACTATCGACTTGTATTTAGCAAGAAAATGAGTTGTACTTGCTGATACCAGGTCACGATAGCTAAAAGCGGATCGGAGAAACAGAAATAAGGAGGCCAACATGCAGCCGATAACCCCCCAAGACATCCAAATCCGGATCGATCAGCTCGCCGGACAGGATCTTTACGTACACCTTGAGCTCACGACAGGGGCTTATGCGAGTCACTTGGACAGTGCCAGGCACCCGGCGTCGGCATTCATTTCCAATGCGGAGGTCCGTTATACACAAGGTTCTATCTCCGGTGCGGGGCCCTACCGGGTAGGTCTAAAGACAACACGGGGCTGGATTTATGCCGAAGGCCTTACACATGTTGATGAGATGGAAAAGGAACGGCTAATCTTGGCCGGGCATGACAGCCAAGGAAAGCTGATCGTTGCACTGCAGCTGAGCCGGGAAACGTTCTGATGAAAGCGGAGGATCAAACAGCCATGAAGAATCAACAAACGGAACACCAGCGCATCTTAGTTGTGTTCCCCCATCCAGATGACGAAGCCTTCGCTGCCTCAGGGACGCTGGCAATGTATATAGACAGCGGTGCCCAAGTCACTTATGCATGTCTGACCCTGGGAGAGATGGGGCGCAACATGGGCATCCCGCCGTTCGCGAGCCGTGTTACTTTGCCGGCCATCCGCAAAGAGGAACTGGCAGCGTCTTGCCTTGCAATCGGCATCCAGGACTTAAGAATGCTCGGTTTCCACGATAAAATGATCGAGTTCGAAGACCAGCAGCGGCTGGACAATGAGATTATGGCGCTGCTTAAGGAACTGAGTCCGTCGCTGGTGATCACCTTCTATCCGGGGTACAGTGTGCATCCCGACCACGATGCCACCGGAGCCGCTGTCATACGTACCATTGGCCGGCTTTCCGCAGCAGAGCGGCCGCTTGTCCACTGCGTCGCGTTCGCAAACAACCACGAGCAGGCAATCGGGAAGGCGGATGTGGTTGTAGACGTGACGGCATTTCTTGAGAAAAAAATGGCGTCGATCCGCGCGCACCGCTCGCAATTCCAGGCGGCGGAGCTGGTTGGGAACCGGGAACTGACTTATGAGGAAACCCGGACCCGGTTCGGAACGGAACCGTTTTGGACCTACCGGTTCGATCAATCCGGGGGATATGAAACGTAATCTATAGAGTTGATGAAATCAAGTTGAAATGGCTACGCCGTCCTTAGAAGGATAATCTATAGCACGAAGCATATGGTTATATTTGAAAAAAAAGGGTGCCTTACCGCCGGGATCAGTTGACCGGTGTAAGGCACCCTTTGTGCTGCTGGAGAGCAAGCTTATGCTTCTCTATTGGGCAGTTTGCAGGATGAATTTATCGATGGCGTATTTCACACCGTCTTCATTGTTGCTGAGGGTGACGAAGTCAGCAATGTCCTTCAGTGCCGGGATCGCGTTAGCCATGGCTACGCCAAGGCCGGCAGCTTCCAGCATTTCGTGGTCGTTCCAAGAGTCGCCGACTGCGATGGTTTCGGACAGCTCGCAGCCAAAGTGGGCCGCCAGGAACTCCAGTGCCAGTCCCTTGGTGCCTTCATGGTGCATAATCTCCAGAAAATGCGGCTTGGATTTCGTAATATGCACGGAATCACCCAGCAGTCCGCGAAGAATAGGCGCCAGCTCATCCAGGAAATCGGGATCGTCGATGATCAGCATTTTTGGTGTTTTTTGCGGGACAAGCTTCTCCCAATCCGGCTCAATATAATATTTAGTTCCGTTAAGGGTGGCATAGTCGACCAGCTTCTGGTTCTCTTCACGGGCATACAGCTTGTCATCAATATAGGTCTGCAAGTGCAGGTTATGCTCCACGCAGTAGTTGAACAGCTTGCGTACGGCATCCTGCGGCACATAACGCTCGTAGAGCACTTTTTCATCCATCAGGTTTTTTACGAGTGCCCCCTGGTAGGTGATGATCGGCACATTCAGTCCGGTCTGGCGGGCGATGGCCTGGGCAGAAGCGTAAGCGCGCCCGGTAGCCAGGGTAACCACAACGCCTGCGGCAACGGCCTGTTCCAGCGCTGTTTGTGTGGCAGGGGTAACTTCCTTGTCATCATTAATCAAGGTGTCGTCAATATCGATTGCAATCAATTTGTACATGTAGGTTCTCTCCTATTGGGTCAGCTTAGCTTCCTGAATATCTTCATA
This genomic window contains:
- a CDS encoding DUF5071 domain-containing protein, translating into MNHNILPKDKHDFKSVKALAYLERSMIIPLLPELLEWLQDMNWPIAAEIVDLLSKYTSETIPHVKAVFSQSDTGWIYNILLYLINEWDTDLVSRLSSSLRELAHTVDIYEDTDLLSIEILWKHQLIALNEATALLAKKRSHIENSLHTFTAEQKAIFLELENERQHILNTDVGQIVNYSKRNNKSLMQKYQYQNSFRRYEEIEATIRRISAFT
- a CDS encoding class I SAM-dependent methyltransferase, whose protein sequence is MIIIDKRLAFNEDVENYDKWRPTYCEELFKDIIAYSHLEQGLKAIEIGIGTGQATRPFLETDCELTAIELGNDLTEYSKLKFREYKNFTIYNTSFEEFACPDSSIDILYSATAFHWIPEETGYLKASKLLKTGGTLALFWNRPFVARENDELHQIIQGIYQKYRPSNTKLIENDTERYNNISKTIQNYGFRDVVFKLYHLTRQFSSTDYIAVLNTYSDHRSLPSPAKERFEDEIREAIIKFGDALMVYDTIDLYLARK
- a CDS encoding YojF family protein; the encoded protein is MQPITPQDIQIRIDQLAGQDLYVHLELTTGAYASHLDSARHPASAFISNAEVRYTQGSISGAGPYRVGLKTTRGWIYAEGLTHVDEMEKERLILAGHDSQGKLIVALQLSRETF
- the bshB2 gene encoding bacillithiol biosynthesis deacetylase BshB2 — protein: MKNQQTEHQRILVVFPHPDDEAFAASGTLAMYIDSGAQVTYACLTLGEMGRNMGIPPFASRVTLPAIRKEELAASCLAIGIQDLRMLGFHDKMIEFEDQQRLDNEIMALLKELSPSLVITFYPGYSVHPDHDATGAAVIRTIGRLSAAERPLVHCVAFANNHEQAIGKADVVVDVTAFLEKKMASIRAHRSQFQAAELVGNRELTYEETRTRFGTEPFWTYRFDQSGGYET
- a CDS encoding Cof-type HAD-IIB family hydrolase, which gives rise to MYKLIAIDIDDTLINDDKEVTPATQTALEQAVAAGVVVTLATGRAYASAQAIARQTGLNVPIITYQGALVKNLMDEKVLYERYVPQDAVRKLFNYCVEHNLHLQTYIDDKLYAREENQKLVDYATLNGTKYYIEPDWEKLVPQKTPKMLIIDDPDFLDELAPILRGLLGDSVHITKSKPHFLEIMHHEGTKGLALEFLAAHFGCELSETIAVGDSWNDHEMLEAAGLGVAMANAIPALKDIADFVTLSNNEDGVKYAIDKFILQTAQ